The genomic interval TTGACGCCTGCTGACTATGTGGCATCGCGGCCTATTATTGCTGAGCTGGAGGCTATCAATCGGGCACTATTTTATGCGGAGCAAACGGGCTGTGCGCTTCACTTTGTTCATATTAGCAGCGAGGCGGGCATTAATTTGATTACGGCTGCGCGTGAGCGCGGAATGAACGTTACGGTTGAAACCTGTCCGCATTATTTAGCTTTAACAGCGGCTGATTTGGACCGTAAGGGAGCGGTGGCGAAATGCTCTCCGCCGCTGCGAGATGCCAAGGAGCGGGCGAAGCTGTGGAATGCCGTTGCCGAAGGGCAAGTGGATATGATTTCGTCGGATCATTCGCCTTGTCCAGCCTCGATGAAGGAGGCGGACAACTTTTTTGATGCTTGGGGCGGTATCGCCGGAGCGCAAAGCTCGGTAGAGCTCATTGTAGGAGAAGGCCATGTGAAGCGGGGGCTGCCGCTCACGCTGATCAGCAAGCTGCTGGCAAGCGGGCCGGCAAGACGATTTGGACTGCAAGATTCGAAGGGTGAAATACGCATCGGTGCAGACGCTGACCTTGTGCTGATTGACTTGAACAAGTCTTATACGCTGGAAGCGGAGCAGCTGTATCAACGTCATAAGCATAGCCCATATGTCGGTGAAGAGCTTCATTGCAAAATAAAGGCTACCTACGTAAGGGGTCGCCTTGTCTATGAAGAATCGGAAGGGTTAAGCGAGAGTATGCAAGGCGAGTGGGTTAGGCACTAGGTTTAAGTTAAGGAAGGAGGAGCAGCTATGATGCGAAGTGTACTTTCCCATCCGAGAGAGAAGGAACGGCTATTATCGTATTTCGAGACGCAGGTTATGCAAGTATTAAATTGGCTGGCAACATATAGCCCGGATGAAGAAGGCGGCATAACGCGGCTGCTTTATACCGAGGGATGGCTGGAGACGCAGCAAGCGCTTGCGCTCAAAATGGAGAGCTGCGGTCTAACGACGGAGTTTGATAACGTTGGCAACTTATTCGGAAAATTACAAGGCGATGATCGAGACGCGCCTTCTATTATAACAGGCTCACATATTGATACGGTTATTCAAGGCGGGCATTATGACGGAGCCTACGGCATTGCGGCGGGTTTGCTGGCGCTTGATTATTTGCAAAAGCAATTCGGCAAGCCGAAGCGAACGCTGGAGCTTGTATCCCTATGCGAAGAGGAAGGCAGCCGATTTCCGATGGCTTACTGGGGATCGGGCAGCATCGCCGGCAAACGAAACTTTGAGCAAATTGTCCATTTGCAGGATGCTCAAGATGTATTTTTTGCGGATGCGATGCAGCAATGCGGCTTTGGCGAAGGAACGGGCAGGGATAGCCGCCGACATGATATTGGCGCGTTTATTGAGATCCATATCGAGCAAGGGGCGGTGCTGGAGCAGGATGGCGTCGCTATCGGTGTAGTGGAAACAATTGCTGGCCAGCGTAGACTGAAGTTTGAAGTCATTGGCGAATCGAATCATGCGGGAACAACTCCGATGCATATGCGCAAGGATGCGCTTGAAGGGGTTAGTGCGATGATTGGGGCGCTGCGTCAAGAGGCTATGCGGCTTGGATCGCCATTAGTGGCGACTGCTGGCAGGCTGCAGGTGTTTCCGAATGTACCGAATGTCGTTCCGGGAAAGGTTGTATTTACTGTAGATGCGCGTCATGCCAATGAACAGGCTCTCGATAGCTTTTGCCGCTGGGTCGTACAGCGATTTACAGCATTGGCCGGTGAGAGGCAACTGCAGATTCAAGGGACGGAGTGGTTTAGGGAAGAACCGGTTCCGATGAATGAGGTGCTTAAACGGCATATGGATCATATTTGTGGTGAAATGGGCATTTCTTCGAAACGAATGGTTAGCGGAGCGGGGCATGATGCACAAATGTTTGAGCATATTTGTCCGACTGCGATGTTATTTGTTCCAAGTAGACGAGGCATATCGCATTCACCGGAGGAGTATACAGAGCCGCGGGAGCTTGCGGTTGGTGTACTCGTGCTGACAGAGCTGCTGTATCGACTAGGCTATGAGGGGGAAGAGTTATGAAGCTATACAAAGATTTGGCGCCATCACCGCGTACGATTATGACACCAGGTCCAGTCGAGGTGGATCCACGGGTGCTGCGGGCGATGTCGTATCCGATATTGGGACAATTTGACCCAGAATTTACGGCATTAATGAATGAAACAATGGAGATGCTGCGCCAATTATTTAAGACCGATAATGAATGGGCATTCCCTGTGGATGGGACGTCGAGGTCGGGGATAGAGGCTGTTCTTGTAGGCTTGATCGAGCCTGGCGATAAGGTGCTTGTGCCGATTTATGGACGCTTCGGCCATTTGCTGACCGAGATTGCGAAGCGCTGCGGTGCTGAGGTTGTAACGCTGGAGAAAGATTGGGGCAGTGTATTTTTAACGGAGGAAATAGTTAATGCCATAAAGGAGCATCAGCCTGATGTCGTAGCTCTTGTGCATGGCGAGACATCAACGGGAAGAATGCAGCCGCTCGAAGGCATTGGGCAAGCGTGCAGGGAAGTGAATGCGCTCTTCGTTGTGGACGCTGTTGCGACAATTGGCGGTATTGAGGTAGCGACTGATCGGCTGCTCATCGATGCGGTAATTGGCGGCACGCAGAAGTGTTTATCCGTACCGGCAGGCATGGCGCCGATTACGTACAATAAACGTGCAGAGATGAAGCTGCTCAGCCGCAAAAAGGTTGAAAGAGGGCTGCTTCTTGCTGACGACGAGGATGACCCGCTGCTGCGTCCGATTCAAAGCAACTACTTGGATTTGAGTCAGCTGCAGGATTATTGGAGTTCGGCTCGGCTCAATCATCATACGGAAGCGACGTCCATGCTTTATGCGCTTCGTGAAGGGCTGCGGCTCGTGCTGGAAGAGGGGCTGGAGGCGCGTTTTGCACGGCATCGTGAGCATGAAGGGGCATTGATTGCTGGTTTGGAGGCAATGGGCTTGCGTCTCTACGGCGACCCCGCCTGCAAAATGACCGTCGTTACTTGTATTGAAATTCCGGCTGGCATAGACGGAGAATCTGTACGTTCGATGCTGCTTGATCATTACGGCATCGAGATCGCCAGCTCCTTCGGTCCCTTGAAGGGGAAAATATGGCGCATCGGCACGATGGGCTACAGCTGCAGCAAGCGCAACGTGTTGCTTACGCTCGGCGCGCTGGAAGCCGTTCTGCTGCGACATGGTCATCAGTTGGAAGCAGGCCTGGCACTGCAGGCGGCTATGGATGTTTATGGGATGTAGATCAAACGGCTTGCTCCCTTGTATAAGGTGAGAGCGGGCTGTTTGTTTTGGATCAAAAGCAATATGATTTGTAGCTTTAATTTTAGTTGGGTGGGCTTTAGGTTTTGGCACTTTGGTCTTTAGGTTTTGATGTCTTTGCTCGTTAGGGAGCCGGCTGGCACTGCAGGCAGCTATGGATTTATATAAGATGTAGATTAATTAGCATGCTTCTTTATTGAAGGTGAGTACGAGCTGCTAGATTTGAACTAAAAAGGAATGATTTATAGATTTTTATTGGGTGAGTTTATGCTTTTGGACTTTGGTCCTTAGTTTTAAATGAATTTTCTCACTATCCCGTACCGTGATTGTTGCTCAAAGTTGCTGACGGTTGATGACTATAGTCTATTTGGCTAACTAGTTGTATTGATGCGGCTATCCTGCACATTTGCAGTAACTTACACTAATTTAGAAGTAAAACCTCTCTATCCTGTATTTCTGCAGGAACTAGCTCGTAATTCGGTATTGCAAGCTTGTAAATGAGATGCTATATGGTATAAATACAACATAGATGCTCCGAATTGAGCTAATCCAGCCGCTATCCTGCATTTCTACAGGATAGCTTAATTCACAAGGGTGATTAAATAGCACGATCACTAGCGCGATGTACTGTTGCAGTTAACTAGCATAATTAACTAGCGCAATCACTAACATAATTCACAATTCTGATTAGCTGTTTACTAGTGAAATGCAATGCTGATCATGATTCCCTCACTACGCTATATTAGAATAAGAGCTCAAGAGTGTCTTTTTTTAGCTCATAATATCTGATGGTTCTACCTTTGGATACGGATTGGAGCCAACCTTTGTCAGCTAGTCCAGCAAGGAGCTTGCGGGCTGTGCGGAAGTTGAGCTTCCACGCGTTGCAAACATCAATTGGACGAATAGGGCGACCGAGCTGCCATGCGAGTAGGAGCAAATCTTTTTCAATTTTTGAAACAGGATTTATATTTACTTTATGCAATAAATAAGGTCCGATAACGAGCTGAAGTAAGGAGCGGCATATTTCTGGTCGATCTTTAATATCGTCAAAAGAA from Paenibacillus sp. FSL K6-3182 carries:
- a CDS encoding allantoinase, coding for MVGREKLDILIKNGSVVLKDEVRMLGIGIKAGRIVVLGENLDDIEANSVVDAAGLTIMAGMIDVHVHLNEPGLGGWEGFETGSAALAAGGCTTYIDMPLNGIPPTVTVDAMHQKLAAADGRSYVDYAIWGGLVPGKLHELAPLDEAGVVGFKAFMSSTGDPSEDAFREVDDYTLLEGMKIIAGLGKVLALHAESEPIVAKLGQAMRAEGRLTPADYVASRPIIAELEAINRALFYAEQTGCALHFVHISSEAGINLITAARERGMNVTVETCPHYLALTAADLDRKGAVAKCSPPLRDAKERAKLWNAVAEGQVDMISSDHSPCPASMKEADNFFDAWGGIAGAQSSVELIVGEGHVKRGLPLTLISKLLASGPARRFGLQDSKGEIRIGADADLVLIDLNKSYTLEAEQLYQRHKHSPYVGEELHCKIKATYVRGRLVYEESEGLSESMQGEWVRH
- the allC gene encoding allantoate deiminase; amino-acid sequence: MMRSVLSHPREKERLLSYFETQVMQVLNWLATYSPDEEGGITRLLYTEGWLETQQALALKMESCGLTTEFDNVGNLFGKLQGDDRDAPSIITGSHIDTVIQGGHYDGAYGIAAGLLALDYLQKQFGKPKRTLELVSLCEEEGSRFPMAYWGSGSIAGKRNFEQIVHLQDAQDVFFADAMQQCGFGEGTGRDSRRHDIGAFIEIHIEQGAVLEQDGVAIGVVETIAGQRRLKFEVIGESNHAGTTPMHMRKDALEGVSAMIGALRQEAMRLGSPLVATAGRLQVFPNVPNVVPGKVVFTVDARHANEQALDSFCRWVVQRFTALAGERQLQIQGTEWFREEPVPMNEVLKRHMDHICGEMGISSKRMVSGAGHDAQMFEHICPTAMLFVPSRRGISHSPEEYTEPRELAVGVLVLTELLYRLGYEGEEL
- a CDS encoding alanine--glyoxylate aminotransferase family protein yields the protein MKLYKDLAPSPRTIMTPGPVEVDPRVLRAMSYPILGQFDPEFTALMNETMEMLRQLFKTDNEWAFPVDGTSRSGIEAVLVGLIEPGDKVLVPIYGRFGHLLTEIAKRCGAEVVTLEKDWGSVFLTEEIVNAIKEHQPDVVALVHGETSTGRMQPLEGIGQACREVNALFVVDAVATIGGIEVATDRLLIDAVIGGTQKCLSVPAGMAPITYNKRAEMKLLSRKKVERGLLLADDEDDPLLRPIQSNYLDLSQLQDYWSSARLNHHTEATSMLYALREGLRLVLEEGLEARFARHREHEGALIAGLEAMGLRLYGDPACKMTVVTCIEIPAGIDGESVRSMLLDHYGIEIASSFGPLKGKIWRIGTMGYSCSKRNVLLTLGALEAVLLRHGHQLEAGLALQAAMDVYGM